Proteins from one Danaus plexippus chromosome 2, MEX_DaPlex, whole genome shotgun sequence genomic window:
- the LOC116779628 gene encoding uncharacterized protein LOC116779628, translating to MWCFLLLTFFVAVQGRAVNISNTWVLPEEGFPVFYRYFRDRISWYEADAVCQFHHANLVTVDTTAQYDAVRAYLKELDISSAVWVGLIRSNPDGDFTWTDYRGLSGDGYWSAAPDTRSAPLCAAADPAADYRWEARACGGPSVASFICELPVPQWALGNEGCMVRALPALTILYLPESAAVQLTADCGLAGVKRVQCTGNVKREDLLKELACTEEDQTTLTSNGTSPITSWQMTTDSIFNNQYFNNEGTGTEENVTTEHEDDINQSSPIKVISTSFTIIPDTSNKVSLKPSVTEKLFKTPLQKHIDIISNNYIQQNETPKLVHDDDLFTNEQNNQQGNDKMLQYTKLHDELARLGNSDTVFSQPTDHFVPPLVMAKAKISDDLTALSIKEKLAQQLSEQQLKHEIQQEFTATANSFNKELYRTEAINNPSTTSLPLINISTSSKVNKNKDNENENISIKKTKNKYMETKQKSFKNGGTKALNTISSDETTPTLSQLNTQNNIITSTMGSITEHTQGYPTKPQSIEETSLELTVILREPNENTSFNDTVVSTNRPLISNKPLIQNNMADNETEIPTTSSHVFPSSTQENNLNEDKFRDMNVSNDKHKDTDNFFYVTTKSLSSNDNVQTKANDESKDLAMTNSLSVLSLIKKYNNSATNINLTSENSTIDASVTIEVIEDAKATNKTVEPESELKINDTRNNFFNFSENEPFNVTVKEGFDSIIDSNFDLDRNMTSDTDDFQSPLLSAASEPLPKPNRSRRIQQQTRNKFNPFRILG from the exons TGGATACGACTGCTCAATACGATGCTGTCAGGGCATATCTTAAAGAGCTTGATATATCCAGTGCTGTATGGGTTGGACTCATCCGAAGCAACCCAGATGGAGATTTTACCTGGAC GGACTACCGAGGTTTAAGTGGTGATGGATATTGGAGTGCTGCACCTGATACTCGTTCTGCTCCTTTGTGTGCTGCTGCCGATCCTGCTGCTGACTATCGTTGGGAAGCTCGAGCTTGTGGTGGACCCTCCGTTGCATCTTTCATTTGTGAACTACCTG TACCGCAATGGGCACTTGGTAATGAAGGCTGCATGGTACGGGCATTGCCAGCACTTACGATTCTTTATTTACCTGAGAGCGCCGCGGTACAACTAACTGCGGATTGCGGTTTGGCTGGAGTTAAACGGGTTCAATGCACTGGAAACGTG AAACGGGAGGACTTGCTTAAAGAGCTAGCATGTACTGAGGAAGATCAAACAACTTTAACTTCAAATGGAACGTCTCCAATTACATCGTGGCAAATGACCACAGATTCGATATTCaacaatcaatattttaataatgaaggtACTGGCACAGAAGAAAATGTTACCACAGAACACGAGGATGATATAAATCAATCAAGTcctattaaagttatatctaCCTCGTTTACCATCATTCCTGATACTTCTAATAAAGTTTCCTTAAAACCTTCTGTAACAGAAAAATTGTTCAAAACACCTTTGCAGAaacatattgatattataagtaataattatattcaacaaaatgAAACACCGAAATTAGTTCACGATGATGACTTGTTCACTaatgaacaaaataatcaacagggaaatgataaaatgttacaatatacaaaattgCATGATGAACTTGCACGCCTAGGTAATTCAGATACTGTATTTAGTCAACCCACTGACCATTTCGTTCCTCCTTTGGTTATGGCTAAGGCAAAAATAAGCGATGATTTGACAGCTTTATCTATTAAGGAGAAACTAGCTCAACAACTTTCTGAACAACAATTGAAGCATGAGATTCAACAAGAGTTTACGGCTACTGctaatagttttaacaaagAGCTATATAGAACTGAAGCTATTAACAATCCATCAACTACATCTCTTCCTTTAATAAACATCAGTACCTCTTctaaggtaaataaaaataaagacaatgaaaatgagaatatttcaatcaaaaagaccaaaaacaaatacatggaaactaaacaaaaaagttttaaaaatggagGAACAAAAGCTTTAAACACTATTTCGTCTGACGAAACAACTCCCACTTTATCACAATTgaatacacaaaataatataattactagcACCATGGGTTCTATCACAGAACATACGCAAGGATATCCAACCAAACCACAATCGATAGAAGAAACATCGCTAGAACTTACAGTAATTTTAAGGGAACCAAATGAAAATACAAGCTTTAACGATACCGTTGTTTCTACGAATAGACcacttatttcaaataaaccactaatacaaaataatatggcAGATAATGAAACAGAAATACCAACCACGTCATCACATGTATTTCCATCGTCTACACAAGAGAATAACCTCAATGAAGATAAATTTAGAGATATGAATGTTTCCAATGATAAACATAAAGATacggacaattttttttatgtgacaaCTAAAAGTCTTTCTTCCAATGATAATGTCCAAACCAAGGCTAATGACGAAAGTAAAGATTTAGCGATGACAAACTCTCTGTCAGTATTATctcttattaaaaagtataacaatAGTGCTACTAATATAAACTTGACGTCAGAAAACAGTACTATAGATGCATCTGTTACAATCGAAGTAATTGAGGATGCAAAAGctacaaataaaactgttgAACCGGAGAGTGAATTGAAAATTAACGatacaagaaataatttttttaacttttccgAAAACGAGCCTTTTAACGTAACAGTAAAAGAAGGATTTGACAGCATCATAGATTCCAATTTTGATTTAGACAGGAACATGACTTCAGATACAGATGATTTCCAATCTCCTCTCTTGTCTGCTGCTAGTGAACCGCTTCCAAAACCAAATAGATCCAGGCGAATTCAACAACAGACACGAAATAAGTTTAATCCGTTTCGTATTTTAGGCTAA